From a region of the Rathayibacter sp. VKM Ac-2804 genome:
- a CDS encoding NAD-dependent epimerase/dehydratase family protein, which translates to MRRVLVLGGSGWLGRRVAERAIKAGDEVTCVARGEAGAVPDGARHLRVDRRDPDAYDGLRGEWDEVVELAHAPELARPALDRLAPAAAHWTLVSSVSVYADVKQPDADESAALVEPADPGQYADAKVLAERAAADALGDRLLIARPGLIAGPGDPSDRLGYWPARFARGGTVLAPETDGRFAQAIDVDDLADWLHAAGSAGVTGAVDAVGPAVPLGDLLATAAELAAFRGDVVRADDETLLAHGVGYWAGPRSLPLWLPAEAVGFSRRSTASYFRAGGRHRPPVETLRRVLDDERARGLDRPRKSGLEPRDERAVLDALR; encoded by the coding sequence ATGCGCAGAGTCCTGGTCCTGGGTGGCAGCGGATGGCTGGGGCGCCGTGTCGCGGAACGGGCGATCAAGGCGGGGGACGAGGTCACCTGCGTGGCCCGCGGCGAGGCGGGAGCGGTGCCCGACGGTGCGCGACATCTGCGCGTCGACCGGCGCGATCCGGACGCCTACGACGGACTGCGCGGCGAGTGGGACGAGGTCGTCGAGCTCGCGCACGCACCCGAGCTCGCCCGGCCGGCTCTCGACCGCCTCGCGCCGGCCGCCGCGCACTGGACGCTCGTCTCCTCCGTCTCCGTCTACGCCGACGTGAAGCAGCCCGACGCCGACGAGTCCGCCGCCCTGGTCGAGCCGGCCGACCCCGGGCAGTACGCGGACGCGAAGGTCCTGGCCGAGCGCGCCGCCGCCGATGCCCTCGGGGACCGGCTGCTGATCGCGCGTCCCGGGCTGATCGCCGGGCCCGGCGACCCGAGCGACCGGCTCGGCTACTGGCCGGCCCGCTTCGCCCGGGGCGGGACGGTCCTGGCGCCCGAGACGGACGGCCGGTTCGCGCAGGCGATCGACGTCGACGACCTCGCCGACTGGCTGCATGCGGCCGGCTCGGCGGGAGTGACCGGAGCCGTCGACGCCGTCGGCCCGGCCGTGCCCCTGGGCGACCTCCTCGCGACCGCCGCCGAGCTCGCCGCCTTCCGCGGAGACGTCGTGCGCGCCGACGACGAGACCCTGCTCGCGCACGGCGTCGGCTACTGGGCGGGCCCGCGGTCGCTCCCGCTGTGGCTGCCCGCCGAGGCCGTCGGCTTCAGCCGGCGCAGCACCGCCTCGTACTTCCGCGCCGGCGGCCGCCACCGTCCACCGGTGGAGACGCTGCGCCGCGTCCTCGACGACGAGCGCGCCCGCGGACTGGACCGCCCCCGCAAATCCGGCCTGGAGCCTCGGGACGAGCGGGCCGTCCTCGACGCACTGCGCTGA